The DNA region TGCTGATCATTCTCACTTTGAGCGCATTAATAACAAAAGGTGATAAATATTAGCACTATAATAAACAGACTGAATAATACAGGTTTTAGTTTAGAGATAAGACTTCAATTTATTCTGAGTGACTTTGATGACGTACAACAATAGCAATGAATATCAAATTTTATACGTCTTTGAgtgaaacaaaataaacttaataagtgaGGTATTGTATTTCTAtaaaatgattgttttgtttgCATCCTTACTTCATGTACAATTTAATCCTTTGTCTCTTTATTAATTGCTAAACTATTCCTTTATGTAACATTGTATCATTGACTAAGTGTTATTTATACAGGTAAAATCCATGAAAATTACTCATGAAAGTAATTTCTCTGAAAAGGTATTTAAAATTCTTTCAATCAATGTCTCTATGATACGCCCATGATATTTAAACTATTCTCTTTTGTTGTTTTCTAAAGTTTATAGTTCATTATTTGTAGCATTAAGTGATTATTTCTTCCTGGTTTTATCCTACTAACAAACAGAATTTTTATCATGATTTGTATTGATTCAACTTGATCACTAACTGGTCAATTTTCTAGTACTTTGCCCCCTAACTAATCTACGACAGATAAGAGGACCAATATTCTtgtttcatcataaatttacaGAAAAACATATGAAGATTAATTGTGCATTCAATTAGCACTCTCAGTTGCTTACAACCACTTCTTCAACCCAACTTAAGACTCAAAACAAAGACTTGATGcacaaatgaatatgaataggcCTATATCAGTGCAAACTTGATAATCAAAAATTATCCCAGAAATGTGTCTGCGTAGAATTCGATGAATTACTACAACTGATTCAGGTTGCAAAACAAccaattaaaacagaacggatgTAAAGTCAAGGGATCCAGAATATAAGAAATGTAAGCAGGTTTAAAGTAAAAGTTTAATTCAGTGATATATATCAGTGAAATATTCATTAACAGTACTACTCTAATAAGGTACAAATTAGTAGTCCACTATCTCTAACTATAGAATTGCGAAAAGACCGGGAAATGAGGCTACAATTATTCGATTATCACTATATTACCACAAAGTAAGCTAAACTTGATGTAGGACTTTTGGTTTCCATGTGATAGAAATTGGCTAAAATTTCCCTTAatgttaattaaaaaatatcaagAGTTGGTTGGACGATATCATTGACAGAAAATGCTTAGAATAGATATCATTGAATTAAACTtctatattatatattttttttctattctgGATCCTTTTACTGAACATCCATTTCATCCGTTGTTTTAACTGGTTGCTTTGCAACTTGAATCAATTGTAGCAATTCATCAGGTTAATAGTTAGCACACACTGCACAGTCGTAAAGAAGTTCTATTAAATCCTTAGAAAACTATAAAATAACACTTCTAAAAACTGGAATATGTACAGAAAAcactattttaatttttatatgagTTATGCACCGGAAATAACGATAAGTGAATCAAGAGATTAGAGGCTAGATACAGATGAAAACGGAAGTTATAGTAATACATACACTGTTCATTTACACCTACCTTCATCTACATTCAAATCGAAAGATTTGTCGTTGTAAAACAAAATGGTTTTCTTATCGTGTGGTGTGACAATGCGAATCACATGGTCACCAAAACTCTGATCAAGTAAAAAAAGCAAAGAAATATATGCCCAAAatacaaaaactattgaaaaagaAATCATAAGATACAGAAGTTAGATGAAGAAATATTTAACTATGGATTGATTGAAAAATGAATGTGTTAACTATATCTGAAATTGTATGGAATAATTCAGAATAGAGAATAGAAATAGAATAATTTAATCCCATATCCCTTATATTAGGTCGAACGGTTGGACTGACAAAGTATAGTCGCTTATTATATGACATAACACTATATTACTAACACATTTTCAACACTAATCTATTGAGGATTCTAAGTACACCAAAAAATCTCAATGTGAGTATAGTCTTTTTTGACGAAGATGAACATTAGAAATACTGAAAGAGTAAACATGAATTTACTAAATAGTAAAGCTTAATGGATTATCTAATAGTCCATCTCgtcagttttttttaatttcatcaaACATTACCATCACCTTTTAATGGATCATATGGTGAAACAGCACTTTAGTCGCTTAGTTTTCAAGACTGAGGTTAGAGTTTCTCGTTTCAATCCAATTACCTAAGTTTAATTAACAAGATACTATTATTAGCCCTCAGGTACTAGATAGAGATCAGTTCATTACTAGCTCCAGATATAATTAGACTAAATTTGACAACCTCATATTAATATACCCAGTTGAAGGTGGCAGAGTTGTGACAATGGTTTTTAACAGTGAGCTAAATAGACTTGAGACATTCAGCATTATGAAATTTATGAGATGAAAGAACTATCTTAGACgtacaaaataatttataacaataaacGAGAACTTTAACATTAAGAGGAAGCAAGCTTTAAGATAGTCTTCTAAATTTACTTATTAACGGATAACTTTTGTTTACTAACACTCAACAAATTATTACTGACATCACCTAACTATAAATCAGTGACCACAGTCACAATGATCTTACAGgtaaaactctggaagagctcaATGAAAAAGGAATTTTCATGAGTGAGATGGAAATGTAGGTGTGCAGACTGGGAACACAAAGTGGTCAGATTAAGTTCATGATTAAATCACGCTACCAGTAACGAAGCAGCGAAATTCGAGCTTTAACGGTGCTAATATTCTAATCTGCGATAATGTATTTGTGAATTAGAATGGACATATCTACTCAGTTGTCTTTATAATTCTAAATTTCCTGTCCATATAGGTGTCTGACGATCTACAGATAGTGAGTGTGAAAATAAACTCATCTGCAAAATCAATTTACACAAATTGAAAAGCAAATCCAAACTATCATATATAGTAAAACAGATTCAATTAATTTCACTTAAATTTCCGTTCTCTACCTGAGGTTTTTATTGGGGACAAATAGTTACCTGAAGGTAGGTAGAACAATAACCTAATAACTTCATGCCTTCAATTACGAACAAATGTTACAACCACAGAACATAAGGGAATACACAGGTGTGCTGAGCATCGGGAATACTGAATAAGTAGGTTAACTTCTTGTCAGCGCAACAGGTGGGAtagattaaaaaataaaaaccaaattTTATGTATAGGGCTGAGAGTTGACTTGGATCTTACCAACTTGTGTTTATATAAATACAGAAATAGATAGAACAGATACGAAATTTTCAGAAAGTATACAACAGAGTATGCAACGACAACGACATAATTCAGATGCATACtatctactgaaatacattttggATCAAAAGTGATTTGCTTACATTGAGAATTTTTTCAACATCAGGAACAGATTCAGTCAAATCATCTAGATAAATTCCCCCCAAACCCTTCAACTCCTGACGACGGAGAAGTTGGTAAAGATCCTTACGGGTACGAATATCATATCTCGGTTTAAATACGAACTTTGCATCCGTAGTAACACGAATTTTGGGATTATTCGGTAGAGCCTAATATAAAAATATTGCAATTAAAGTTAAATTACTTCTTCCTCCAGCCATTTTACGGTAGCAGGTGGTGTGTCATGAAGTACAGCTTCTTCCAAAATTTCTTCTACAGATAATGGATGAGTATCGCCTTCTAAATGGCGTTGCTATGAGAAATTATAGCATACGGTACGTGGCAAACCTTCATGTACTTTACTATTCGAGATAAAACAGCAAACTTCCCTTGCAATTGAGGTTTTAATTCGAGAGATCGCAATTCCGAAACAGTAGAAACTGAAGGAGGTCCACGGCGGTGTACAGAAGTCATAGCACCTTTTTCCTCTGAAGTACCAGAAAAATTAGACTTTGGTTTCTCAACAACAGGAATTGTCATGGCTCTCTTCAAAAACGCTTCCCTCTCTTTTATAAGGCTTGGATTCATCTTCAGAGCTAAAACGAAAAAGGAACATCTTCTAAAAGATTAATTTCATATCATAAAACACTAATGACAACTGCATTTAAACTCGTTAATTTGTCTTTTTATCGCCTCATAATTTGGCATCAGATCCTGAATAGAATGTAGGACAACACTAAGATCCAAATAATAAACAAGATTTGTTTAATAGTGCATGCTTTGGTGTATTATGCATCGGAGTGCTATGGTGGCaatagtttttatttctttatttaatacACAGACATTGTGGTACAACTGGGGACCAAAGTGTGTGCCGAAATAATATTGAGAAAAAATAGGAGGAAGAGTACAACCAAAAAATAATGATGTGGTTAGTAGTAGTATATAATAGGAGATACGATCCAgttaaaaatacaaacaataaaCGCTTTTTTCGGTAAGTAGAACCCCTCTCGCTTTTATGATGAATCAAAAAGAAAACTAAAGTAGGATTGCTACTGGCTTTTACCATGTCGTGTCTGGTAACATCGTAAATTAACAAGTTACACGACTTCTCAGACCCCGACCGAAGCTGTATTGGATCGCCAGATCAGTCATATACAACTTTCTCATTTCACATTATTATCTTATAGACTAATCCCATCTCCAATTTTTCACTGTTTCGGTGTCAGAAAAGAATGCGTATATGAACGACGCTGGAATGAAATTCGTAAAGCacgtccaagccaccgaagccAGTGTTTTTGAATTGTGACACTAATTAAGTTAACATAACCCGAACACAAATTCTCGAACCTCGGAACTGTCGAAATTGTTTTGGTTTTGTCGGTAATCCTGTGGATGAccataaaagaaaaaagagttGCTGAACATTGGTTCGGACACCAAATTTCAAAAAACATTGTATAGGATCGCTCCCACTGACGCTGCACAAGCCCGACCCTTTAAAGCCAAGTTAAAATCACGAGGGCAACACAGGTGGTCCATATTGAGATATACCGTTCCGGCCTTTCTTAAATGTAAAGTTATTTTAtctattaaattaattcatCTGCCAAGCATTTGAATGTGAGCCGCACTCTCATTGTGAGGGAGTAATGATACTATCCGATTTCCCAAACTGAAATAGGTGGGGGTCCAAACCGGGGACATCCCCACCACTACCACTCACATAACTAACGAAATACACGAACATCACGACTATTTCCGACGGCTTATTACAAAGAGTGTGCGCAAGTATAAGTTTCTGCTGATCTTAGGAAAGTGCTTTGAACTTAAGTGATAAATATATGCTGCAATTGGAGATACTAATTAAGTCCGATTAAGATAGGTTATGTATCATCGCAAAATAAGACAATAAACTCAAGATCAGAAAAATTTTTCCAGATAGCAGATCTATATCAAGTAATTCCGTTAGAGGTTTACAGAATATCATCGAAGGGAAAGGTGAAGAAAGGTGTTTATATTAAGCAACCTTCCCTAAACACACTCCTAGActaaaataatgtacattacAGGTATACATATAGCATATCTGAGAGTATATTCTAATGGTATGAAGAAATTTGCATAGGAAAATTGGTCAGTTTATATCAAGAATTATTgggataaaataaatatgagtTTGACTGGCATATTTACGCACATTACTACACCCCGGCTAGAGTCTTAATGATAATGGGACCCAGTGACTTGCAACATGATTATAACACCTACCAATAAAGAACCACTGAGTAAATCACCCAGTGAAGATTGGGAAACAAACTATTTACAACCAAATATATAAAGCTACTGCAATTTAGTGTCTTGCAgctcatcgaagcccgtcggtctactccgggtgaccgtgagtttgaccacaaacgaaggatgttacgtaatgaaattgggcaaagcttgcgtaaggactgagaagcctggtggtcggagcgtgctaatgaccTGGAAGCgacagctgcatctggtaactaccggaagcccTTCCAACTCAACCGAGTCGCTGGAAGCAAGAGGtgtggtgtgagcgaaacaaactgtgaggatgacgggatgccaatcgcTAACATCCATTAACGTCTTAGACGATGGGCAGAGTCCTTCGaaaggcagttcaactggcctgctgctccggcaacatcgatcagactgtcctgccctccatggtcggtgacgactgatccaccaaatgagggggaagtccgcaaggaactccaactcgtgaaacgttacaaatcaccccacccagatgacttacctccggcacTTTTTAAAAATGGTGGTGAAtttctggttaaggaactgaCTACGTTGTTTACAAGTTCTAGCAATTAGAGTGTGTTCCAACAtcgtggaatgagtcgatagttgtccctatctttaaaacgGTTCACAAATTTTTCTGTACCAACTATCAGGGGATTAGTCTACTTCTGATtacgtccaaactattggcttctgtcatacttcgtaggtcgTTGAAAaatcgagaaagattgactcgcgaggagcaggctggttttcgttctggtccaGGGTTgctcaatctcaccattcctcttcaactttgccatcgatgacactctggaaacagctctgatggatgtaattaatggcggtgtggatctgttgcctggagaaagacttcgaccttgagtatgcggatgatattgtcttactgtgtgatGCCCAaaccatgcaatccgcacttaattggttggcaatcagtgtctgTAAGTATCGTATGTGATTttcaccttcgaagtgcaaaataattctacaagactggcaggattctaatcctgtactcaccctgaatggtgagcagatagaagtagtcgaaaagttcgtgtatctaggtagctgcataagtgctggtggtggcgtgagtgatgagaccaATGCACGTATATTGAAAGCCAGAGcgacttatgccaatctgggccatctttggcaccttcgtgatgttagtctggctgtaaaaggtcggatctacaacgcgtcggtgagagcagttctgctctatgcttgtgaaacctggcctctccgagttgaggatgttagacgactccgTGTTTGGTcttcgttgtctccgaaggattgctgacatccagtggcaacaacatgttagtaatgcggaggttcggcatcgtgtattCAGACggagagacgataatccaattggtgtcaccatcttgaaacatcgacttcggtggcttagaCATGTATTTTATgtatgtcgtcccagagaattcctcgtcgtgcattatttgctgactctgggactggttagaaaaagcggagaggtggtcagtggatgacatggtgtcgtggtatgaaagaaagctgtaaagaGATGATTCCTGTTGGTgtttcacgactccctggctggggtcccagagatggtgcaacacagtggctagagacgttatcagatatggctcacaatagaagccagtggctatCCTGCTGTGACCTTCTTTTACTTCCTTCATAAAAAAGTTGGTTGTATCTTAACCTTAACTTaaagaattcttctggttgtacctttccgttcccctaTTATtacgactattattattattacactacattacaccaatctcttccttgttgttctttttttaccctccttaccttttttctttttacttctctttaaattctcattgttttgtgtggcgcatatatatttggcgcactcttgtaccaatatgtacgtgttcaaataaataaaaaataaacaataaaacatgaTGTAAGAGAGCAGACAGAGTACATAGTAGaagtatgtatataaatatgccAATTAAAACGAAAATAAGCGTGTTAGAGTATCGTTGGATGAGCTAAAGTTGTATTAGAGGTATGCTGGTAGTCTTCCCTTCTCGTCTGTCtacattatgaaatattttttgagaaacctgaaaaggaaactgGTTCAATAGTGGTTTTGACTAATTGGAAGTGTGAATGGAAAGCCGAAGAGACACCTGATTAACCCTAACCACACAGGATTTTTGTGAGCAACTGTCTATGCACTCGCTCCGTACTTTTTTTGGGCCTTACTGCCCAAACTAAACATCCATGGGGCAAGGTGAGTTGTGGTATTTTTAGGGTCAGATTTCCTTCGTtttgggaaggcagcatcatcGGATGTGTTAGTTATCCGTGTGAATCGCCTGACTGTCATTACAAGTCAGTAAAACTTTTCGCGCAGACTTTAGATTTGCTACTTTTGTTTTTACCACTATCTAACCAATCTGCCTGTACGGTAGAACCCAAAAGAATAAGTGTTTCAACCAATGTAACTTGATTAGGCTGTCAATCTAGACAATCCTGAATATCAAGGCAGCAACTAAAGTAGAGAGTCAATGAATAATGTCGTAAAAACTAACAGCTTTTTGACACACTGAATTACTTCAACAATCCTTTCTTAACGTTTTTATAACTATTGTATTTAACCTAAGTTGTCCCGTTGATTAATAAAGCTTTAATGTAAGATACAACACTCGACATCTACAACAAAATAGCAACACATTAGAAGCTATGACAGGTAAGAAATGTCTATCACTGTTCATGACAAAAATTCTCcataaaattaacattattGTACAAGCAGTACTTCAATATAGTACCTCAACTCGAATGTTCTTAATCTTTGTTTTACCGTGACTTACTAAGTTTTCTCAAACTACTATACTTCACTGCAGAGCCTTTCAGTAAGTtagttacaacttaggaccagacacatgtatgcattggtccaagttgacatacatcatt from Schistosoma haematobium chromosome ZW, whole genome shotgun sequence includes:
- the GTF2E2 gene encoding Transcription initiation factor IIE subunit beta (EggNog:ENOG410VAZN~COG:K~BUSCO:EOG091G0HXJ); translation: MNPSLIKEREAFLKRAMTIPVVEKPKSNFSGTSEEKGAMTSVHRRGPPSVSTVSELRSLELKPQLQGKFAVLSRIVKYMKQRHLEGDTHPLSVEEILEEAVLHDTPPATVKWLEEEALPNNPKIRVTTDAKFVFKPRYDIRTRKDLYQLLRRQELKGLGGIYLDDLTESVPDVEKILNSFGDHVIRIVTPHDKKTILFYNDKSFDLNVDEEFKQQWRSVSVEGVHETKIEEYLKRNGISSMSGDRKNFLPVQRKKPGQKRTMNRPVHIKDNEHVNGILEDFSEKLAKTS